From the Streptomyces sp. KMM 9044 genome, one window contains:
- a CDS encoding ROK family transcriptional regulator yields MAASPSTARAINDRLALRLLQREGPLTAGQLKQLTGLSRPTVADLAERLTAAGLITVVGETGEQRRGPNAKVYGIVADRAHLAALDVRTGGVAVAVSDLVGAVLAEASAPIAVDTGTGPAVERVVTLVERTAKEAGADRLHTVGVGAPGLIDPASGELRDSKGLPEWHRRLAAALQERLPGARVSLENETNLAALAEQRDGAARDRDTFVLLWLGHGTGAAVVLDGALRRGASGGTGEIGFLPVPGTPGLPSATDCGGGFHSLASAAAVAELAGEYGIVSGPDVRPAAARAVRAATVRAREGQSSADTRFLDALAGRIAVGVASVAALLDPGCVVLGGEIGQAGGEELAARVQERTALMSPLPTEVRASALGGGAVLRGALLTARDHAQDELFGPAARGHAH; encoded by the coding sequence ATGGCCGCATCCCCGAGCACTGCCCGAGCCATCAACGACCGGCTCGCCCTGCGTCTGCTCCAGCGGGAAGGACCGCTGACGGCCGGGCAGTTGAAGCAGCTGACCGGGCTGTCCCGGCCGACCGTCGCCGACCTCGCCGAGCGGCTGACCGCGGCAGGGCTGATCACCGTGGTCGGGGAGACCGGGGAACAACGCCGGGGACCGAACGCGAAGGTGTACGGGATCGTCGCCGACCGGGCGCACCTGGCCGCACTCGACGTACGGACCGGGGGCGTCGCCGTGGCCGTGTCCGACCTCGTCGGCGCGGTCCTGGCCGAGGCCTCGGCGCCGATCGCCGTGGACACCGGCACCGGGCCCGCCGTGGAGCGGGTGGTGACCCTCGTCGAGCGGACGGCGAAGGAGGCGGGCGCCGACCGGCTGCACACCGTCGGCGTCGGAGCCCCCGGGCTGATCGACCCCGCGAGCGGGGAACTGCGCGACTCCAAGGGGCTGCCGGAGTGGCACCGCCGACTGGCCGCCGCGCTTCAGGAGCGGCTGCCCGGGGCGCGGGTCAGCCTTGAGAACGAGACCAACCTCGCCGCCCTGGCCGAGCAGCGCGACGGGGCCGCCCGCGACCGCGACACCTTCGTCCTGCTGTGGCTCGGTCATGGCACCGGCGCGGCCGTCGTCCTGGACGGTGCCCTGCGCCGGGGCGCCTCCGGGGGCACGGGTGAAATCGGCTTCCTGCCGGTCCCGGGTACACCCGGCCTGCCGTCGGCCACGGACTGCGGCGGCGGCTTCCACTCCCTCGCGTCGGCGGCGGCGGTCGCGGAACTGGCGGGGGAGTACGGGATCGTGTCCGGACCGGACGTGCGACCCGCGGCGGCGCGCGCGGTGCGGGCTGCCACCGTGCGGGCACGGGAGGGACAGAGCTCGGCGGACACGCGCTTCCTCGACGCCCTCGCCGGCCGCATCGCCGTGGGGGTCGCGTCGGTGGCCGCGCTGCTGGATCCCGGGTGCGTGGTGCTCGGCGGGGAGATCGGCCAGGCGGGCGGGGAGGAACTCGCCGCCCGCGTACAGGAGCGGACGGCCCTGATGTCACCGCTGCCCACCGAGGTGCGGGCGAGCGCCCTGGGGGGCGGCGCGGTTCTGCGCGGCGCCCTCCTGACGGCCCGCGACCACGCCCAGGACGAACTCTTCGGCCCGGCCGCACGGGGACACGCCCACTGA